One genomic segment of Pseudodesulfovibrio sp. JC047 includes these proteins:
- a CDS encoding AAA family ATPase, whose amino-acid sequence MIKKLIIDNFMAHEHTELELGPGLTILTGGNNTGKSAVVEALRCLATNPVPSHNIRHGAKEARVSVVLDDDTKVVWIRKKRSSGYELWKPGAEEPEEYWKFGRTPPEDIRAALKLDLVELESGDPVDIHVGNQREPVFLLNKPPSNAAAFFAASTESAHLLAMQNLLKRQTTDAKRQARELDTQTDHIETSIDKLAPLPDIELHLDRTRELEAVATDFEKTLPALENALKKQQRLSQKLTRTTANKALLETISPPPETANTTALNTRIHALQSLEKKERTAASNRDVLSRLQPPTPLQETTPLAALIHALHTASDALHTAETQTPVFDRLNPLPSLNATDALAQSIDTMLATRYRRARLARWETVLHQIAPPPDMDSTDMLGRTLTRMSELSTQIESTRADLAVLEKTLRTHEKTVEKRLQELGRCPTCGGTMTAATFIDSGSDHDA is encoded by the coding sequence ATGATTAAAAAACTTATTATCGATAACTTCATGGCTCATGAGCATACCGAGTTGGAACTCGGTCCTGGCCTGACTATTCTGACCGGTGGCAACAACACCGGCAAATCAGCGGTGGTCGAAGCGTTGCGCTGTCTGGCGACCAACCCGGTGCCGAGCCATAATATCCGGCACGGGGCCAAGGAAGCCCGGGTCAGCGTGGTGCTTGATGACGACACGAAGGTGGTCTGGATTCGCAAGAAGCGGTCATCCGGCTATGAACTCTGGAAACCGGGTGCCGAAGAACCGGAAGAGTATTGGAAATTTGGCCGAACACCGCCGGAAGACATCCGCGCCGCCCTCAAACTGGATCTGGTGGAACTCGAATCCGGCGACCCCGTGGATATCCATGTCGGCAACCAGCGCGAGCCGGTTTTTCTACTCAACAAACCGCCGAGCAATGCAGCGGCCTTTTTTGCCGCGTCCACGGAAAGCGCGCATCTGCTGGCCATGCAAAACCTGCTGAAACGGCAAACCACAGACGCCAAACGACAGGCCCGGGAGCTGGACACCCAGACCGATCACATCGAAACGTCCATCGATAAACTGGCCCCATTACCGGACATCGAACTCCATCTGGACCGGACCCGAGAACTCGAAGCCGTGGCAACGGACTTTGAAAAAACACTCCCGGCTCTGGAAAACGCGTTGAAAAAGCAGCAACGGCTCTCCCAAAAACTGACCCGGACCACAGCGAACAAGGCCCTTCTGGAGACGATTTCCCCCCCGCCTGAAACGGCGAACACCACCGCGTTGAATACCCGAATTCACGCCCTGCAATCCCTTGAGAAAAAAGAAAGGACGGCAGCGTCAAATCGCGACGTTCTCTCTCGGCTCCAGCCACCGACTCCACTTCAGGAAACCACACCGCTGGCCGCACTCATTCACGCGCTCCACACGGCCTCGGATGCGCTGCACACCGCCGAAACACAAACACCCGTTTTCGATCGGCTCAACCCGCTTCCCTCCCTGAATGCAACCGATGCACTGGCACAGTCCATCGACACCATGTTGGCCACACGCTACCGGCGCGCACGCCTTGCCCGATGGGAAACGGTTCTGCATCAGATTGCTCCCCCTCCCGATATGGACTCTACGGACATGCTGGGACGAACTTTGACGCGAATGAGCGAACTCAGCACGCAGATCGAATCAACACGGGCAGACCTTGCGGTCTTGGAGAAAACATTGCGGACGCACGAAAAAACCGTGGAAAAACGACTTCAGGAACTGGGGCGTTGCCCCACCTGCGGCGGCACCATGACCGCAGCCACATTCATTGATTCCGGGAGTGACCATGACGCTTGA
- a CDS encoding methyltransferase: MGHIDTTAILNRRDQFPRGLTQPDGGYRFSLDSLLLSCFATVGRRHTGIDLGCGCGVIGIGMALRQPGISITGVELNPDSLTAAQTNITNLHLHDKITVTPGDVATWRSESVVNFVVANPPYRQLGTGRISQGQERETARFEARATFSAFARCAAIALKTRGKFIFVHLAERLPDLMHDVAEAGLVPKRMQLVHGRANETAKIVLMETMKAGGPGVTIEPPLILHEGTGPATRLTQEALNFCPYLACNTGAKSGESAKQDPIETPPEKTDR, from the coding sequence ATGGGCCATATCGATACCACAGCCATCCTCAACCGACGGGACCAATTCCCGCGCGGATTGACCCAGCCGGACGGCGGTTACCGTTTTTCGTTGGACTCCCTGTTGTTGAGCTGCTTTGCCACGGTTGGTCGGCGACACACAGGCATTGATCTCGGCTGCGGCTGCGGTGTCATCGGCATTGGAATGGCCCTGCGTCAGCCCGGAATATCCATCACCGGCGTTGAATTGAACCCGGACAGTCTCACGGCGGCACAGACAAATATCACGAATCTGCATCTGCACGACAAAATAACCGTCACCCCGGGAGACGTGGCCACATGGCGGTCTGAATCCGTGGTGAATTTCGTAGTGGCCAATCCGCCATATCGACAACTCGGCACCGGCAGAATCAGTCAGGGACAGGAACGGGAAACCGCCCGGTTCGAAGCACGAGCCACCTTCTCGGCCTTTGCCCGATGCGCTGCCATCGCACTCAAGACCCGGGGCAAATTCATCTTTGTTCACCTCGCGGAACGCCTCCCCGACCTCATGCACGATGTGGCCGAAGCCGGACTGGTTCCCAAACGAATGCAGCTGGTCCACGGACGAGCAAATGAAACCGCCAAGATCGTACTCATGGAAACGATGAAGGCCGGTGGTCCGGGTGTCACAATCGAACCGCCACTGATCCTGCATGAAGGCACTGGCCCGGCGACCCGTTTGACGCAGGAAGCACTGAATTTTTGCCCGTATCTGGCCTGTAATACCGGGGCAAAATCCGGTGAGTCGGCCAAGCAGGACCCCATTGAGACTCCTCCTGAAAAGACAGATCGATAA
- a CDS encoding metallophosphoesterase codes for MTLEHVHGNGLFFIADPHLADHPPGQRLHGYLDQVMNKIEACLDQAQELGMIPVFLGDLFHWPRDNSNKMLVELIRIFGSRTSIFPIWALVGNHDKYQSRFTEDVSLAVLEAAGVLHLMKDSGPQFILETPTEQVLICGTPDGSPLPKKYEHQPDDPETVLWVTHHNIQFPEFIDRAYSIKELPGIDWLVNGHIHRPQTTITKGQTTWANPGNITRLTFNRRSMEREPAASIWTLGCEDLVPWVVPFLPFDHVFPDQELPAEELAAEGESKFISGLERLAWQRTHEGTGLKQFLQENLSTQTPEGHLIWGLYEEVTHHDE; via the coding sequence ATGACGCTTGAACATGTTCACGGCAACGGCCTGTTTTTCATCGCGGACCCCCATCTTGCGGACCATCCGCCGGGTCAACGGCTCCATGGCTACCTCGATCAGGTCATGAACAAAATCGAGGCCTGTCTCGATCAGGCACAGGAACTGGGCATGATTCCGGTCTTTCTGGGCGATCTGTTTCACTGGCCCCGTGACAACTCCAACAAGATGCTTGTGGAACTCATTCGCATCTTTGGGTCGCGAACCTCGATTTTCCCCATCTGGGCCTTGGTGGGCAACCACGACAAATACCAATCCCGGTTCACGGAAGACGTGTCGCTTGCGGTGCTCGAAGCCGCCGGAGTGCTCCATCTCATGAAGGACAGCGGTCCGCAATTCATTCTCGAGACTCCAACAGAACAGGTGCTCATCTGCGGTACCCCGGACGGGTCTCCGCTGCCCAAAAAATATGAGCATCAGCCCGATGATCCGGAAACCGTGCTCTGGGTGACCCATCACAACATCCAATTCCCCGAATTCATTGACCGGGCCTATTCCATCAAGGAGCTGCCCGGCATCGACTGGCTGGTCAACGGTCACATTCACCGTCCGCAGACCACCATCACCAAAGGCCAGACCACGTGGGCCAATCCCGGCAATATCACCCGATTGACCTTCAACCGCCGGTCCATGGAACGTGAACCCGCAGCGTCCATCTGGACACTGGGGTGCGAAGATCTGGTCCCGTGGGTGGTCCCATTTCTGCCCTTTGACCACGTTTTCCCGGACCAGGAACTGCCCGCCGAGGAACTCGCTGCCGAAGGCGAGTCAAAATTCATCAGCGGACTGGAACGACTCGCGTGGCAACGCACCCATGAAGGCACCGGCCTGAAACAATTTCTTCAAGAAAACCTGAGTACCCAAACCCCGGAAGGACATCTTATCTGGGGACTCTACGAGGAGGTCACACATCATGACGAATAA
- the murJ gene encoding murein biosynthesis integral membrane protein MurJ — protein MNRHAQTIAKNAAVVAGATLISRILGFVRDIIVAFALGAGLFADAFFVAFRIPNLLRRLFGEGSLTMAFIPVYSRTREEHGEAAAQAMARSAMVWLAVILIGVTILVEILARPLTMAIAPGFIDNTEQFQVTIDLIRICFPYVIFICGVALCMGILNSQGHFLAPALAPVALNIALISAALFGYFMGYNVAYCMAYGVLIGGASQWFLQQPFLKRTNFSWRGPWSWRNKGVARMGLLMLPTVFGAAVYQLNILLGTLLASFLPVGSVSYLYYADRLVQFPLGVFGIAVSTAALPSLAQLAARNEMDEYDKALSASLGLTLFIALPAATGLIGLAHPVIGLLFERGAFTAQAVTATAQALIAYAVGLPFIALSRPLVAGFYALEDTRTPVKIAVGCLIANVGLGVWLMQSLAHVGLALAVSLSSLLNFGLLHIFLTRKRATRLLPAGSTLKTAALSILIGWSAYLTASWTPWCLVLIPVWVLIYIGLALLLRLNEAQLLFAMIRTRLKRGTPPKGA, from the coding sequence GTGAACAGACACGCACAGACCATAGCGAAAAACGCGGCAGTGGTGGCAGGAGCCACGCTGATTTCTCGCATTCTGGGATTTGTCCGGGACATCATCGTGGCCTTTGCCCTCGGTGCCGGACTGTTTGCCGACGCGTTTTTCGTGGCGTTTCGCATCCCGAATCTCTTGCGCCGCCTCTTTGGTGAAGGGTCACTGACCATGGCCTTCATTCCGGTCTATTCCCGAACCCGGGAAGAGCACGGCGAAGCAGCGGCACAGGCCATGGCACGGTCCGCCATGGTCTGGCTCGCGGTCATTCTCATCGGCGTCACCATACTCGTCGAAATTCTGGCCCGTCCCCTGACCATGGCCATTGCCCCGGGGTTCATCGACAATACCGAACAATTCCAGGTCACCATCGACCTGATCCGCATCTGCTTTCCCTATGTCATCTTCATTTGCGGCGTGGCCCTGTGCATGGGTATTCTCAATTCACAAGGGCACTTCCTTGCCCCGGCCCTGGCTCCGGTGGCCTTGAATATAGCCCTCATAAGTGCCGCGCTGTTCGGCTATTTCATGGGATACAACGTCGCCTATTGCATGGCGTATGGCGTGCTCATCGGTGGGGCAAGCCAATGGTTCCTTCAACAACCCTTTCTGAAGCGGACCAACTTTTCATGGCGCGGCCCATGGTCATGGCGCAACAAGGGCGTGGCCCGGATGGGTTTGCTCATGCTCCCCACCGTGTTCGGTGCCGCAGTCTATCAATTGAATATCCTGCTCGGCACCCTGCTGGCCTCATTTCTCCCCGTAGGATCGGTCTCCTATCTGTATTATGCGGACAGACTGGTCCAATTCCCGCTGGGCGTCTTCGGTATCGCGGTCAGCACCGCAGCCTTGCCCAGTCTGGCACAACTCGCGGCCCGCAACGAAATGGACGAATATGACAAAGCCCTGTCCGCCTCATTGGGATTGACGCTGTTCATCGCCCTTCCCGCTGCCACTGGTCTCATCGGGTTGGCCCACCCCGTCATCGGACTACTCTTTGAACGCGGCGCCTTTACCGCACAGGCCGTCACTGCCACGGCACAAGCACTGATCGCCTATGCCGTTGGCCTGCCCTTCATCGCCCTTTCCCGGCCACTGGTCGCGGGATTCTACGCGCTGGAGGACACCCGCACCCCGGTCAAAATCGCGGTAGGCTGTCTCATCGCCAACGTGGGACTCGGTGTCTGGCTCATGCAGTCCTTGGCCCATGTGGGACTCGCTCTGGCTGTCAGCCTGTCCTCGCTGCTGAACTTCGGGCTGCTCCACATTTTTCTGACCCGCAAACGAGCAACGCGCCTCCTGCCTGCCGGGTCCACGCTCAAGACAGCGGCCTTGTCCATCCTCATTGGCTGGAGCGCATATTTAACCGCGAGCTGGACACCGTGGTGTCTCGTACTCATCCCGGTATGGGTGCTCATTTACATCGGGTTGGCCCTGCTGCTCCGCCTGAATGAGGCGCAACTTCTCTTCGCAATGATTCGCACTCGGCTCAAACGCGGCACACCGCCAAAGGGGGCATGA